One part of the Marinobacterium rhizophilum genome encodes these proteins:
- a CDS encoding SDR family NAD(P)-dependent oxidoreductase, giving the protein MKGLDSKVVIVTGGGGGIGRAICQRFVAEGSKVAVLDRDQAAAQSTVDAITRDGGTAIAYTADITDYDAIVATVDTIARELGLPTVLVNNAAFDRFMPFLKTEPGLWDQLIAVNLTGALNMHHVVLPLMVEAGGGKVINIASDAARVGSSGEAVYAACKAGLVGLSKTLARELAGKGVNLNVVCPGPTDTALLKDVAATSSNPDKLLEAFRRAIPLGRLAQPDDYPGIVAMLASDDANFITGQVISVSGGLTMAG; this is encoded by the coding sequence ATGAAAGGACTGGACAGCAAAGTCGTCATCGTAACCGGCGGCGGCGGCGGCATCGGCCGCGCCATCTGCCAGCGCTTCGTCGCCGAAGGCAGCAAGGTCGCGGTGCTGGACCGCGATCAGGCGGCGGCGCAGAGCACCGTCGACGCCATCACCCGAGACGGCGGTACCGCGATCGCCTACACCGCCGACATCACCGATTACGACGCCATCGTCGCCACCGTCGACACCATCGCCCGCGAGCTCGGTCTGCCGACGGTGCTGGTGAACAATGCCGCCTTCGACCGCTTCATGCCGTTCCTGAAAACCGAACCCGGACTCTGGGATCAGCTGATCGCGGTCAACCTGACCGGCGCACTGAACATGCACCATGTGGTACTGCCGCTGATGGTCGAAGCCGGCGGCGGCAAAGTTATCAATATTGCCTCGGATGCGGCCCGCGTCGGCTCGTCCGGCGAAGCGGTCTATGCCGCCTGCAAGGCGGGACTGGTGGGCCTGAGCAAGACCCTGGCGCGCGAGCTGGCGGGCAAGGGCGTCAATCTGAACGTGGTCTGCCCGGGACCGACCGACACCGCCCTGCTCAAGGATGTTGCCGCCACCTCCAGCAACCCGGACAAACTGCTCGAAGCCTTCAGGCGCGCCATCCCGCTGGGCCGTCTCGCCCAGCCGGACGACTATCCGGGCATCGTTGCGATGCTCGCCAGCGACGACGCAAACTTTATTACAGGCCAGGTGATCAGCGTATCTGGCGGCCTGACCATGGCCGGCTAA
- a CDS encoding AMP-binding protein, whose translation MINGTHPVHDRRESMIKSGAWNDNTITYYFDKVLTSTPDKPAIIGYRVEQDERTAISYRELDRIATRTAAGLAGLGVKKGDIVSCQLPNWWQATALLLACARIGAILNPLMPIFRERELRFMLRHAQSRVLVIPQRYRGFDYAAMIDGLRAELPDLEHVLTIGGQDGSSFEQRLLERAWEDEIDTQALFAERLLGGDDVVQLLYTSGTTGEPKGVLHSSNTLFANTRPYSERLHLGTEDIVWMASPLAHQTGFLYGMMMPIYLQGTVVLQDIWNLDYALRVIKAEKPTFTMASTPFLADLVEAAGHHPGALDSLRIFVAAGAPIPGALVEKAATRMKTRIVSAWGMTENGAVTMTRPEDDTSIASHTDGIALPHMEVRVVDTDGRPRPTGEEGNLMVRGASLFIGYLKRPELYGVDAEGWFPTGDLARMTAEGYIRITGRSKDVVVRGGENIPVVEVENLLYKHPAVASAALVGCPDERLGERLCAYVTLHPGYETLTLDEVVDYLLGLQISKTYLPEYVEVMPAMPQTPSGKIQKFKLRERASQMRLESAKRR comes from the coding sequence ATGATAAATGGGACTCACCCCGTCCATGACCGTCGCGAAAGCATGATCAAATCAGGCGCATGGAACGACAATACAATTACATATTACTTCGACAAGGTGCTGACAAGCACTCCCGACAAACCCGCGATCATCGGTTACCGCGTCGAGCAGGACGAGCGCACGGCGATCAGCTACCGCGAGCTTGACCGCATTGCCACCCGCACCGCCGCCGGACTGGCCGGTCTGGGCGTCAAAAAAGGCGACATCGTCTCGTGCCAGCTGCCCAACTGGTGGCAGGCCACCGCGCTGCTGCTGGCCTGTGCGCGCATTGGTGCCATCCTCAATCCGCTGATGCCGATCTTTCGCGAACGGGAGCTGCGCTTCATGCTGCGCCACGCCCAGAGTCGCGTGCTGGTGATACCGCAGCGCTACCGCGGCTTCGACTACGCCGCCATGATCGACGGGCTGCGGGCCGAACTCCCGGACCTGGAGCACGTCCTGACCATCGGCGGCCAGGACGGAAGCAGCTTCGAACAGCGACTGCTGGAGCGCGCCTGGGAAGACGAAATCGATACCCAAGCCCTCTTCGCCGAACGCCTGCTCGGCGGCGACGATGTCGTGCAGCTGCTCTATACCTCTGGTACCACAGGCGAACCCAAGGGGGTATTACACAGTTCCAATACGCTATTCGCCAATACCCGTCCCTACAGCGAACGCCTGCACCTGGGCACCGAAGACATCGTCTGGATGGCGTCACCACTGGCCCACCAGACCGGCTTTCTATACGGAATGATGATGCCGATCTACCTGCAGGGCACGGTAGTGCTGCAGGACATCTGGAACCTGGACTACGCGCTGCGGGTAATCAAGGCGGAAAAGCCGACCTTTACCATGGCCTCGACGCCCTTCCTCGCGGACCTGGTCGAGGCCGCCGGACACCATCCCGGCGCCCTTGATTCGCTGCGCATCTTCGTCGCCGCCGGCGCACCGATTCCCGGCGCCCTGGTGGAAAAGGCAGCCACGCGGATGAAGACCCGGATAGTGTCGGCCTGGGGCATGACCGAAAACGGCGCCGTGACCATGACCCGGCCCGAAGACGATACCTCGATCGCGAGCCACACCGACGGCATTGCCCTGCCCCATATGGAAGTCCGGGTCGTCGACACCGACGGCCGGCCGCGACCGACGGGCGAGGAAGGCAACCTGATGGTCCGCGGCGCCAGCCTGTTCATCGGCTACCTCAAGCGCCCCGAGCTCTATGGCGTCGATGCCGAGGGCTGGTTCCCGACCGGCGACCTGGCACGCATGACGGCCGAGGGCTATATCCGCATCACCGGACGCAGCAAGGACGTGGTGGTACGCGGCGGAGAAAACATCCCGGTCGTCGAAGTCGAAAACCTGCTCTACAAACACCCGGCCGTCGCCTCGGCCGCCCTGGTCGGCTGCCCGGATGAACGGCTCGGCGAGCGGCTCTGTGCCTATGTCACCCTGCACCCCGGCTACGAGACCCTGACACTGGACGAGGTGGTCGACTACCTGCTCGGGCTGCAGATCAGCAAAACCTACCTGCCGGAATACGTCGAGGTCATGCCGGCCATGCCGCAGACCCCGTCCGGCAAGATTCAGAAATTCAAGTTGCGCGAGCGTGCCAGCCAGATGCGTCTGGAGTCGGCCAAACGGCGCTGA
- a CDS encoding enoyl-CoA hydratase, translated as MSYSNIRVEVFDGVGLIRLDRPSVLNALNAALMQELGKALQTMEADEAIRAMVITGSDRAFAAGADISEIQSKGFSDLYLEDFVTADWEHVTRCRKPVIAAVAGLALGGGCELAMMCDFIIAADSARFGQPEVKVGTLPGAGGTQRLARAVGKAKAMDLCLTGRLMDAEEAERSGLVARVVPAAALFEEALAAARQIAGYSGMAVRLNKEAVNRAFESSLAEGVQFERRLLYASFASADQKEGMQAFLEKREPRWADR; from the coding sequence ATGTCTTACAGCAATATTCGGGTGGAAGTATTCGACGGGGTGGGCCTGATCCGCCTCGACCGGCCCTCGGTGCTGAATGCGCTGAATGCTGCGCTGATGCAGGAGCTGGGCAAAGCGCTGCAGACGATGGAAGCCGATGAGGCCATCCGTGCGATGGTCATCACCGGCAGTGATCGCGCTTTCGCGGCTGGCGCTGATATCTCGGAGATTCAATCCAAGGGCTTTTCCGATCTTTACCTGGAAGACTTCGTCACGGCGGACTGGGAGCATGTCACCCGTTGTCGCAAGCCGGTGATTGCCGCCGTTGCCGGACTGGCATTGGGCGGCGGCTGTGAGCTGGCGATGATGTGCGACTTCATCATCGCCGCCGACAGCGCCCGCTTTGGTCAGCCGGAAGTCAAGGTGGGGACCTTGCCGGGCGCCGGGGGTACTCAGCGCCTGGCCCGTGCCGTAGGCAAGGCAAAAGCCATGGATCTGTGCTTGACCGGACGTCTGATGGATGCCGAAGAGGCAGAGCGCAGCGGTCTGGTCGCCCGGGTGGTGCCGGCCGCCGCGTTGTTCGAAGAGGCGCTGGCTGCGGCACGCCAGATCGCGGGTTATTCCGGCATGGCCGTGCGCCTGAACAAGGAGGCGGTCAACCGTGCTTTCGAAAGCAGCCTGGCGGAAGGGGTGCAGTTCGAGCGGCGCCTGCTTTATGCGAGCTTTGCCAGTGCGGATCAGAAAGAGGGCATGCAGGCATTTCTGGAGAAACGTGAACCGCGCTGGGCTGACCGCTAG
- a CDS encoding enoyl-CoA hydratase-related protein — translation MSQSVVVTRVGEICLVRVDNPPVNALGQELRAGLLEAFDAAEADPAIRALVLLCAGKTFIAGADIKEFGKPPQPPLLPDLIGRLEGGRKPSVAVIHGSALGGGLELALGCHYRIARTDARLGLPEVRLGLLPGAGGTQRLPRLAGVAVALEMIVGGEPISAAEALQYGIVDELFDGDLESAGLAFARSLLARNAGPRRSGEQCAHLDTAVEPQALLEAKRLEVQQRMPGLYSPQRCIDAIEAAVCLPLAEGLRRERELFLQCMASPQRAALIHRFMAERRYARQLDDSGQVSAAAVGQRLAQRYRQELEQLAAEGVDAGQLDAALAAFDMAIGPLRVAAQDCVGQDTADNIDASNGTLVLGEGCLLERPLLALINEGTQLLAEAVVHRPADIDAILTKDFGFAPQRGGPMFCADQLGLGRVLEHIQYWQRRLGEHWAPAPLLQQLVADGRSFADLNGQN, via the coding sequence ATGTCCCAGTCGGTAGTGGTTACCAGGGTTGGCGAGATCTGTCTGGTACGTGTCGATAATCCCCCGGTGAATGCCCTGGGGCAGGAGCTGCGGGCCGGATTGCTGGAGGCCTTTGACGCGGCGGAAGCCGATCCGGCGATACGGGCATTGGTGCTGCTGTGCGCGGGGAAGACGTTCATTGCCGGTGCCGATATCAAGGAGTTTGGCAAGCCGCCCCAGCCACCCTTGCTGCCAGATTTGATAGGTCGCCTGGAAGGTGGTCGTAAACCTTCGGTGGCCGTGATCCATGGCTCTGCACTGGGGGGCGGGCTTGAGCTGGCGCTGGGTTGTCACTACCGTATTGCCCGCACCGATGCCCGGCTCGGACTGCCGGAAGTCCGGCTGGGCCTGCTGCCGGGTGCCGGCGGTACCCAGCGGCTGCCACGGCTGGCCGGGGTCGCCGTGGCGCTCGAGATGATTGTCGGCGGCGAGCCGATCAGCGCGGCCGAGGCGCTGCAGTACGGGATCGTCGACGAGCTGTTCGACGGCGACCTGGAAAGCGCTGGACTGGCCTTTGCGCGCTCACTGCTGGCCCGCAACGCGGGGCCACGCCGCAGTGGTGAGCAATGTGCTCACCTCGACACCGCTGTCGAGCCTCAGGCGCTGCTCGAGGCCAAGCGTCTCGAGGTGCAGCAGCGCATGCCGGGGCTTTACTCACCGCAGCGCTGTATCGATGCCATTGAAGCGGCGGTGTGCCTGCCGCTGGCCGAGGGGCTGCGCCGGGAGCGGGAGCTGTTCCTGCAATGCATGGCTTCGCCCCAGCGCGCGGCCCTGATCCACCGCTTTATGGCTGAGCGGCGTTACGCCCGGCAGTTGGATGATTCCGGCCAGGTATCGGCCGCTGCGGTCGGGCAGCGCCTGGCGCAGCGTTACCGTCAGGAGCTGGAGCAGCTGGCTGCCGAGGGTGTCGATGCCGGCCAGCTTGATGCCGCCCTGGCCGCGTTCGACATGGCCATCGGGCCCTTGCGTGTGGCTGCACAGGACTGCGTAGGGCAAGACACTGCAGACAACATTGACGCGTCGAATGGGACACTCGTCCTTGGAGAGGGCTGCCTGCTCGAGCGGCCGCTGCTGGCGCTCATCAACGAAGGCACGCAACTGCTCGCCGAGGCTGTTGTGCACCGGCCCGCTGATATCGACGCGATTCTGACGAAAGACTTTGGTTTTGCACCCCAGCGCGGCGGCCCGATGTTCTGCGCCGACCAGCTCGGATTGGGTCGGGTGCTGGAGCACATCCAATACTGGCAGCGGCGTCTGGGCGAGCATTGGGCGCCGGCCCCTCTGTTGCAACAGCTGGTTGCCGACGGCCGGTCCTTCGCCGACCTGAATGGCCAAAATTGA
- a CDS encoding acyl-CoA dehydrogenase family protein has protein sequence MIIRYTVEELAFRDEVRAFLQQALPADIAASVRLGKHLSKEQHQRWQRILSKKGWYAANWPVEQGGTGWTVVQKHIFQEECAAFGAPRLISFGVNMVAPVIIKFGTEQQKAEYLPRILSGEDWWCQGYSEPGAGSDLASLKTRAVRDGDHYVVNGQKTWTTLGQYANRIFCLVRTDPDARPQQGITFLLIDMDSPGISVRPIITLDGEHEVNEVFFDNVRVPVENRVGDENRGWTCAKYLLTHERTGQAGIGISKAALAHLKQVAAQESCNGRPLIEDPLLRAQIADVEMQLMAIEMSTLRILAAAQAGGVPGAESSILKIKGSEIRQAISHLMRKVLGPHALPFIEAELDPAFAGELRHADYSSAPASEYFNLRKLSIYGGSNEIQKNIIAKMMLEL, from the coding sequence ATGATTATCCGATATACCGTTGAAGAACTAGCCTTTCGCGATGAGGTGCGGGCGTTTCTGCAGCAAGCCCTGCCGGCCGATATTGCGGCCAGCGTCCGACTCGGCAAGCACCTGAGCAAAGAACAGCACCAGCGTTGGCAACGCATCCTTTCCAAGAAGGGCTGGTATGCCGCCAATTGGCCGGTGGAGCAGGGAGGCACCGGCTGGACAGTGGTGCAGAAGCATATTTTCCAGGAGGAGTGTGCGGCCTTCGGTGCGCCGCGCCTGATCTCCTTTGGTGTCAATATGGTGGCCCCGGTCATCATCAAGTTCGGTACTGAACAGCAGAAGGCCGAGTACCTGCCGCGCATCCTGTCCGGCGAGGACTGGTGGTGCCAGGGCTATTCGGAGCCAGGTGCTGGCTCCGATCTGGCGTCGCTGAAGACCCGGGCGGTACGTGACGGCGACCATTATGTCGTCAACGGCCAGAAGACCTGGACCACCCTTGGGCAGTACGCCAACCGCATATTCTGTCTGGTACGCACCGATCCCGATGCCCGGCCGCAGCAGGGCATCACCTTTCTGCTGATCGACATGGACAGCCCGGGAATCAGCGTGCGTCCGATCATTACCCTCGACGGCGAGCACGAGGTCAACGAGGTGTTTTTCGATAATGTCCGGGTGCCGGTCGAGAACCGCGTCGGTGACGAGAACCGCGGCTGGACCTGCGCCAAATACCTGTTGACCCACGAGCGCACCGGACAGGCCGGTATCGGTATCTCCAAGGCGGCGCTGGCGCATCTGAAACAGGTGGCGGCGCAGGAGTCCTGCAACGGCCGGCCGCTGATCGAGGATCCGTTGCTGCGCGCCCAGATTGCCGACGTCGAGATGCAGCTGATGGCGATCGAGATGAGCACGCTGCGGATACTGGCGGCGGCTCAGGCTGGCGGCGTTCCAGGTGCTGAAAGCTCGATCCTGAAGATCAAGGGGTCGGAAATCCGCCAGGCCATCAGTCATCTGATGCGCAAGGTGCTGGGGCCCCATGCACTGCCCTTCATTGAAGCGGAGCTGGATCCGGCTTTTGCCGGCGAGCTGCGTCACGCCGATTACAGTTCGGCACCGGCCAGTGAGTATTTCAATCTGCGCAAGCTGTCTATTTACGGCGGCTCCAACGAAATCCAGAAGAACATCATCGCCAAGATGATGCTCGAGCTGTAA
- a CDS encoding acyl-CoA dehydrogenase family protein: MDFNLTEEQQMLQDTLARLVREQYGFEAREGFYQSEAGFSSAFWQQLAELGLTAVPFDEAHGGFGGGGVDNLVIMTELGRGLCLEPFLQSQIFAGGLLQQLANPDQQEALLPPLVSGELHVAVAFEEPQSHYRLNDVACRAEAVEGGWRISGRKSVVIGGESAGRILLSARTGGEQRDEFGISLFVLDPAAEGVSRRGYPCIDGPRACDLQLENVFVASGARLGEEGRALDALRYQQGRAIAAQCAEALGSMEEVFSLTLDYLKTRKQFGRPIGEFQVLQHRMADICGELEQARSMAIMAACVADEPDSEDRSRRLAAAKYILSRAARFIAEQAIQLHGGIGMTWEYSLSHHAKRLVMLSHQFGDDDHHLDAYAALLEVA; the protein is encoded by the coding sequence ATGGACTTCAATCTAACCGAAGAGCAGCAGATGCTGCAGGACACCCTGGCGCGCCTGGTGCGCGAGCAGTATGGCTTCGAGGCGCGCGAAGGCTTCTATCAGAGCGAGGCCGGATTCAGCAGCGCGTTCTGGCAGCAACTGGCGGAGCTGGGGCTGACCGCGGTGCCCTTTGACGAGGCACATGGTGGCTTCGGCGGTGGCGGTGTCGACAATCTGGTGATCATGACAGAGCTGGGCCGCGGTCTCTGTCTCGAACCGTTCCTGCAGAGTCAGATCTTCGCCGGCGGCCTGCTGCAGCAGTTGGCCAACCCCGATCAGCAGGAGGCGTTGTTGCCGCCGCTGGTCAGTGGCGAGTTGCACGTTGCGGTGGCGTTCGAAGAGCCACAGAGCCACTACCGGCTCAATGATGTGGCCTGCCGGGCCGAGGCGGTCGAAGGCGGCTGGCGGATCAGCGGTCGCAAGAGTGTCGTGATCGGTGGCGAAAGTGCTGGCCGGATACTGCTGTCGGCACGTACCGGTGGTGAGCAGCGTGACGAGTTTGGCATCAGTCTCTTTGTGCTGGATCCTGCCGCCGAAGGGGTCAGCCGTCGTGGCTATCCCTGCATCGACGGCCCGCGCGCCTGCGACCTGCAGCTGGAAAACGTATTCGTAGCATCCGGTGCACGGCTTGGGGAAGAAGGGCGGGCCCTCGACGCGCTGCGCTACCAGCAGGGGCGCGCCATCGCCGCTCAGTGTGCGGAAGCCCTCGGCAGCATGGAAGAGGTCTTTTCACTGACGCTGGACTACCTGAAGACGCGCAAGCAGTTCGGTCGGCCGATCGGGGAGTTCCAGGTACTGCAGCACCGCATGGCCGACATTTGCGGCGAGCTGGAACAGGCCCGTTCGATGGCGATCATGGCGGCCTGCGTGGCCGACGAGCCGGACAGCGAGGACCGCAGTCGGCGCCTTGCGGCTGCCAAATATATTCTGTCGCGGGCGGCACGCTTTATCGCCGAACAGGCCATCCAGTTGCATGGCGGCATCGGCATGACCTGGGAGTACAGCCTGTCTCACCATGCCAAGCGGCTGGTCATGCTGAGTCATCAATTCGGTGACGACGATCATCATCTGGACGCCTACGCGGCGTTGCTGGAAGTAGCCTGA
- a CDS encoding 3-hydroxyacyl-CoA dehydrogenase: MIHAFKRIGVVGAGAMGRGIVQLFASSGIAVRLYDSRPDAIDEALTFNRGLLERAHTRGKLDDASLALALDCMTPAPMLDDLADCDLVIEAIVENLEAKQGLFRELEARVGPTAVLASNTSSLSVSRIASGCRYPGRVAGLHFFNPVPLMKVVEVVCGARTETDVIQRLVALVEQAGHFAAQVPDSPGFLVNHAGRAYGPEALRILSEGIATPQQIDRILRDSLGFPMGPFELFDLMGLDVSHSVMESVHEQFYQDPRYTPSALVPPRLAAGLLGRKSGEGFYRYMDGKPVPDEPAEVPTIALERPFWLDCEDAGMRAQIGALLGAAGAVLETGEAASAQAICVVTPLGEDASSLIARKRLPARRTLALDTFAGFDRRRVLMRQPALAPQVLAQARQAFGADGVPVEVINDSPGFIAQRVLAGIVNLGCEIAQRRIADPATLDRAVELALGYPQGPLRCGDNFGPERIMRILHHLHELYQDPRYRVSPWLRRRVQLGLPLITPEQTETLQ; the protein is encoded by the coding sequence ATGATTCACGCATTCAAGCGTATCGGCGTAGTCGGTGCCGGCGCCATGGGGCGCGGCATCGTGCAATTGTTTGCCAGCAGCGGCATCGCGGTACGCCTGTATGACAGCCGGCCCGACGCGATCGACGAGGCCCTGACCTTCAATCGCGGCCTGCTGGAACGAGCCCATACCAGGGGCAAGCTCGATGACGCCTCGCTGGCGCTGGCGCTCGACTGCATGACACCGGCGCCGATGCTGGACGATCTGGCGGACTGCGATCTGGTAATCGAGGCGATTGTCGAGAACCTTGAGGCCAAGCAGGGGCTGTTCCGCGAGTTGGAGGCGCGGGTCGGCCCGACCGCAGTACTGGCCAGCAACACCTCGTCGCTATCGGTCTCCCGGATCGCCAGTGGCTGCCGCTATCCCGGGCGGGTGGCCGGTCTGCATTTCTTTAACCCGGTACCGTTGATGAAGGTCGTCGAGGTGGTGTGCGGCGCACGCACCGAGACTGACGTGATCCAGCGGCTGGTGGCGCTGGTCGAGCAGGCCGGGCATTTTGCCGCCCAGGTGCCGGATTCTCCCGGGTTTCTGGTCAATCATGCCGGGCGCGCTTACGGGCCGGAAGCGCTGCGTATCCTGTCCGAAGGGATCGCCACGCCACAGCAGATCGACCGCATCCTGCGCGACAGTCTCGGTTTTCCGATGGGGCCGTTTGAGCTGTTCGATCTGATGGGGCTGGATGTCTCGCATTCGGTGATGGAGTCGGTGCATGAGCAGTTCTATCAGGACCCGCGTTACACACCTTCGGCGCTGGTGCCGCCGAGGTTGGCTGCGGGCTTGCTCGGGCGCAAGAGCGGCGAAGGCTTCTATCGCTACATGGATGGCAAGCCGGTACCGGACGAGCCCGCCGAAGTACCGACTATAGCCCTCGAGCGACCGTTCTGGCTCGACTGCGAGGATGCCGGGATGCGGGCGCAGATCGGCGCCCTGCTCGGCGCGGCGGGCGCTGTGCTGGAAACCGGTGAAGCAGCCTCGGCGCAGGCGATCTGCGTGGTCACGCCACTGGGCGAGGATGCCAGCAGTCTGATCGCGCGCAAGCGACTGCCCGCCCGGCGTACGCTGGCGCTGGATACCTTTGCCGGCTTCGATCGGCGCCGGGTGCTGATGCGCCAGCCGGCGCTGGCACCGCAGGTGCTGGCTCAGGCACGCCAGGCCTTTGGCGCAGATGGCGTGCCTGTCGAGGTGATCAATGACTCGCCCGGCTTCATCGCCCAGCGGGTGCTGGCCGGCATCGTCAATCTGGGGTGCGAGATCGCCCAGCGTCGCATCGCCGATCCCGCCACGCTGGACCGCGCGGTTGAGCTGGCGCTGGGTTACCCCCAGGGGCCCCTGCGCTGCGGCGACAATTTCGGGCCGGAGCGCATCATGCGCATCTTGCATCATCTGCATGAGCTGTATCAGGACCCGCGTTACCGCGTCAGCCCCTGGTTGCGTCGTCGGGTTCAGCTCGGCCTGCCGCTGATCACACCGGAACAAACGGAGACCCTGCAATGA
- a CDS encoding 3-oxoadipyl-CoA thiolase produces MNAYIYDGLRSPFGRHGGALATVRPDDLLAHVVRELVQRNPFAPQDYEDLMAGCSNQAGEDARNLARHVALLAGLPVGVAGVTLNRLCGSGLAAVLGAAQAVRAGEGDLFIAGGAESMSRAPVVMAKAERAYDRDLRIFDSTIGARFPNPRVESEYGADSMPETADNVARELGISRDHADAYAARSQALFDAAFKRGFYADEVLPIEVCHGRKALPVAITADEHPRPDTSVESLARLRPLFTDGVVTAGNASGINDGAAALVLGSQRVGERYGIRPRARILAGAVAGVSPRLMGLGPVPAICRVLQRAGLTLADMDVIEINEAFATQVLGCAKQLDLEFGDSRLNPNGGAIAIGHPLGASGARLVLTAMRQLEHSGGRYALVSLCVGLGQGIACVLERQN; encoded by the coding sequence ATGAATGCCTACATCTACGATGGACTGAGAAGCCCCTTCGGGCGCCACGGCGGGGCGCTGGCAACGGTGCGGCCTGATGATCTGCTCGCCCACGTCGTGCGTGAGCTGGTGCAGCGTAATCCGTTTGCACCGCAGGATTACGAAGATCTGATGGCCGGCTGTTCCAACCAGGCGGGCGAGGATGCGCGCAATCTGGCCCGCCATGTCGCCTTGCTGGCCGGGCTGCCGGTTGGGGTGGCCGGCGTGACGCTGAACCGGCTCTGTGGCTCCGGCCTCGCGGCGGTGCTTGGTGCCGCCCAGGCGGTGCGGGCCGGCGAAGGCGACCTGTTTATCGCCGGCGGTGCCGAGAGCATGAGCCGGGCGCCCGTTGTCATGGCCAAGGCCGAGCGGGCCTATGATCGTGACCTGCGGATCTTCGACAGCACCATAGGCGCGCGTTTCCCCAACCCCCGGGTCGAGTCCGAGTACGGTGCCGACTCGATGCCGGAGACCGCCGATAACGTGGCTCGTGAGCTGGGCATCAGCCGTGACCATGCGGATGCTTATGCCGCACGCAGTCAGGCGCTGTTCGACGCCGCATTCAAGCGCGGTTTTTATGCCGATGAAGTGTTGCCGATCGAGGTCTGCCACGGTCGCAAGGCCCTGCCTGTCGCCATTACGGCCGACGAGCATCCGCGCCCGGACACCAGCGTTGAATCCCTGGCGCGGTTACGGCCGCTGTTTACGGACGGTGTGGTGACGGCGGGCAACGCATCCGGGATCAATGACGGTGCGGCGGCACTGGTACTCGGGTCACAGCGGGTTGGTGAGCGTTATGGGATTCGTCCGCGGGCGCGGATTTTGGCCGGGGCTGTTGCCGGTGTCAGTCCGCGGCTGATGGGGCTTGGCCCCGTACCCGCGATCTGTAGGGTGCTGCAGCGGGCAGGGCTGACGCTGGCCGACATGGACGTTATCGAGATCAATGAAGCTTTCGCCACCCAGGTGCTCGGCTGTGCAAAACAGCTGGATCTGGAATTCGGGGATAGCCGGCTCAACCCCAATGGCGGCGCCATCGCCATCGGACACCCGCTCGGGGCATCCGGCGCACGGCTGGTGCTGACCGCCATGCGGCAGCTCGAGCACAGTGGTGGGCGTTACGCCCTGGTCAGCCTGTGTGTCGGG